A window of the Brassica oleracea var. oleracea cultivar TO1000 chromosome C1, BOL, whole genome shotgun sequence genome harbors these coding sequences:
- the LOC106296654 gene encoding protein LIGHT-DEPENDENT SHORT HYPOCOTYLS 2-like → MDLVSQEHNIKNPNTTLTTQPSSSSSSPPSSSRYENQKRRDWNTFCQYLRNHRPPLSPPSCSGEHVLEFLHYLDQFGKTKVHHQNCSFFGLLNPPAPCPCPLRQAWGSLDALIGRLRAAYEENGGVPETSPFGSRSVRIFLREVREFQAKSRGVSYKKKRKTVNNKQITQSSSQPPLQPQPQQHQHVYYV, encoded by the coding sequence ATGGATCTGGTCTCTCAAGAGCACAATATCAAGAACCCTAATACCACTCTCACAACACAGCCTTCTTCTTCTTCTTCTTCTCCACCGTCCTCTAGCCGCTACGAGAACCAGAAACGCCGTGATTGGAACACTTTCTGCCAATACCTTAGAAACCATCGTCCACCGCTCTCTCCACCGTCTTGCAGCGGCGAACACGTCCTAGAGTTTCTGCATTACCTTGACCAGTTCGGAAAAACCAAAGTCCACCACCAAAACTGCTCTTTCTTTGGCCTCCTAAATCCTCCGGCTCCTTGTCCTTGTCCTCTCCGGCAAGCTTGGGGTTCACTTGACGCCCTTATCGGTCGTCTCCGTGCCGCCTACGAGGAGAACGGTGGAGTTCCAGAGACTAGCCCTTTTGGCTCACGTTCAGTCAGGATTTTTCTCAGGGAGGTTAGAGAGTTCCAGGCTAAATCTCGTGGCGTTAGCTACAAGAAGAAGAGGAAGACGGTCAATAACAAGCAAATAACTCAATCGAGTTCTCAGCCGCCTCTACAGCCGCAGCCACAACAGCATCAGCATGTCTATTATGTCTAA
- the LOC106297274 gene encoding 60S ribosomal protein L23-like, with product MVMATVKKGKPDLRKKVLPAVIVRQRKPWRRKDGVFMYFEDNAGVIVNPKGEMKGSAITGPIGKECADLWPRIASAANAIV from the exons ATGGTTATGGCTACTGTCAAGAAGGGTAAACCTGATCTCCGTAAGAAGGTTCTGCCAGCTGTCATTGTTAGGCAGAGGAAGCCTTGGCGCCGAAAGGACGGTGTCTTCATGTACTTCGAGG ATAATGCTGGTGTCATTGTCAATCCCAAGGGTGAAATGAAAG GATCTGCTATCACTGGACCAATCGGGAAGGAGTGTGCTGACCTGTGGCCAAGGATCGCAAGTGCTGCAAATGCTATCGTTTAA
- the LOC106302145 gene encoding F-box protein At2g05970-like gives MGVSKMKLSWSELCSDLLRCVYERLSFADIIRAKSVCSSWHSASRGFLPKRNQNPWLILFPSNGSHDSNGTCLFFVPEDKDKVYKTRDLGVDFARSRCLATYGSWLLMMDNLWNLNVLNPLTGERIDLPALTEPVVPERFRPMLKSSLACLWIDKKTKDYLVVWTMEHFLVFTKRGINTWRGFSSKYVGGTTGYVQMVYDHKAQKLYAYRLCYGDIKIWCFCGDDEPQEVFEAESACLTGFSYRDFLPDRWRTNGFDFEKEAGLFTAEYVNGWINIALTVSGQVLKVSTVVQRSKRWLFRIHKISHVTKKWKEIESLGEEALILDMGITVVAKDIPGIKRNSIYFSGVGDGRADPDNFFVFDLATQNIQRLPQCVFSPIHFSDARWFFPGLRN, from the coding sequence ATGGGCGTAAGCAAGATGAAACTTAGCTGGTCGGAGCTTTGTTCTGATTTGCTGCGATGTGTTTATGAACGTCTCAGTTTTGCAGATATAATTCGAGCCAAATCAGTTTGTTCATCGTGGCACTCAGCTTCGAGAGGCTTCCTCCCTAAACGCAATCAGAATCCATGGCTGATTCTCTTCCCGAGCAATGGCAGCCACGATAGCAATGGTACTTGCTTGTTCTTCGTTCCGGAGGATAAAGACAAAGTCTACAAAACCAGAGATCTTGGTGTTGACTTTGCTCGGAGTCGTTGTCTTGCTACTTACGGTAGCTGGCTCTTGATGATGGACAACCTGTGGAATCTCAACGTTCTGAATCCCTTAACCGGTGAGAGGATTGACTTACCTGCACTTACAGAGCCTGTAGTGCCTGAAAGATTTAGACCAATGTTGAAATCTAGTTTAGCTTGTCTCTGGATTGACAAGAAAACCAAAGATTACCTAGTTGTCTGGACGATGGAGCACTTCCTGGTCTTTACCAAGAGAGGGATTAACACGTGGCGAGGGTTTTCTTCTAAATACGTGGGAGGGACCACGGGGTATGTACAAATGGTCTACGATCACAAGGCTCAAAAGCTCTACGCCTATCGTCTTTGTTATGGTGACATCAAGATCTGGTGTTTCTGTGGAGATGATGAGCCGCAAGAAGTTTTTGAAGCCGAGTCTGCTTGCCTTACTGGCTTCAGTTATCGCGATTTCCTCCCTGATAGGTGGCGAACAAATGGTTTTGACTTTGAAAAAGAAGCAGGTTTATTCACGGCTGAGTATGTTAACGGCTGGATAAACATTGCACTCACGGTATCGGGACAAGTCCTCAAGGTATCTACTGTAGTGCAACGCTCCAAGAGATGGCTTTTTCGCATTCACAAGATATCTCATGTGACCAAAAAGTGGAAAGAAATTGAATCTTTGGGAGAGGAGGCATTGATATTAGACATGGGTATCACTGTTGTCGCCAAAGACATCCCAGGGATCAAAAGAAACTCGATCTATTTCAGTGGCGTTGGTGATGGCAGAGCGGACCCGGACAACTTTTTTGTCTTTGATCTAGCCACCCAAAACATCCAACGTCTGCCACAGTGTGTTTTCTCTCCCATTCACTTCTCTGATGCTCGATGGTTCTTTCCCGGTTTAAGAAATTAA
- the LOC106334587 gene encoding uncharacterized protein LOC106334587, with translation MFWFGCDCFYWSRGFSELDSEPSEPKPFSLPSPLPRWPQGKGFATGRINLGELEVVKITKFHKVWSSGSSHGKSKGVAFYRAEEVPQGFHSLGHYCQPIDKPLRGYVLAARASKPTKTDDPPPLKKPVGYTLVSSVDGGGGYFWLPNPPAGYKAMGVIVTDKPKEPETEEVRCVREDLTESCETSEMILSKKSNPFSVWTVQPCERGMRAQGVSVGTFFSCTYELSSHETVRDIACLKNLDPTLHAMPNLNQVHAVIKHYGPTVYFHPEETYMPSSVQWFFKNGALLYPQGEPISSTGSNLPAGGSNDLKFWIDLPEEEEAKSYLKKGNLESSELYVHVKPALGGTFTDVAMWIFCPFNGPATLKIGLFTLPMTRIGEHVGDWEHFTFRVCNFSGELWEMFFSQHSGGGWVDASEIEFVKGNKAAVYSSKHGHASFPHPGMYLQGSSKFGIGVRNDVAKSEYVVESSERYVVVAAEYLGGVVDEPCWLQYMREWGPVIEYDSGSEISKIMDLLPLVVRFSFENIVDLFPVALYGEEGPTGPKEKDNWEGDELC, from the exons ATGTTTTGGTTTGGGTGTGACTGTTTCTACTGGAGCAGAGGATTCTCCGAGCTTGATTCGGAGCCGTCCGAGCCAAAGCCCTTCTCGCTTCCCTCTCCTCTTCCTCGCTGGCCACAAG GTAAAGGTTTTGCCACTGGAAGAATAAACCTAGGAGAGCTAGAAGTGGTTAAAATCACCAAGTTCCACAAAGTTTGGAGCTCTGGTTCATCCCACGGAAAATCAAAAGGTGTTGCGTTTTACAGAGCTGAAGAAGTTCCACAAGGTTTCCACTCCCTTGGTCATTACTGCCAGCCAATAGATAAGCCCTTGAGAGGCTATGTACTTGCAGCTCGCGCTAGCAAACCCACCAAAACCGATGATCCACCACCCCTGAAGAAGCCTGTGGGTTACACTTTAGTTTCGAGTGTGGATGGTGGTGGTGGCTACTTCTGGCTACCTAACCCTCCTGCTGGTTACAAAGCAATGGGAGTCATAGTAACAGACAAACCAAAGGAGCCTGAAACGGAAGAGGTTAGATGCGTAAGAGAGGATCTCACCGAGAGCTGCGAAACCTCTGAGATGATACTTTCCAAGAAGTCAAACCCTTTCAGCGTATGGACCGTGCAGCCTTGCGAGAGAGGGATGAGGGCACAAGGAGTCTCCGTCGGGACATTCTTCTCCTGCACTTACGAACTGTCATCTCATGAAACGGTCCGTGACATCGCCTGCTTAAAGAATCTTGATCCGACCTTACACGCGATGCCGAATCTCAACCAAGTCCATGCTGTTATCAAACACTACGGACCGACGGTCTACTTCCACCCTGAAGAGACTTACATGCCTTCATCCGTACAATGGTTCTTTAAAAACGGAGCTTTGCTATACCCACAAGGCGAACCGATCAGCTCCACAGGGTCAAACCTACCTGCTGGAGGAAGCAATGATCTGAAGTTCTGGATCGATCTCCCAGAAGAAGAAGAAGCAAAGAGTTACCTCAAGAAAGGGAACTTGGAATCCTCCGAGCTTTACGTTCATGTGAAGCCAGCGCTCGGTGGAACGTTCACCGACGTGGCGATGTGGATCTTCTGCCCATTCAACGGCCCAGCAACTCTCAAGATCGGTCTCTTCACTTTACCTATGACCAGAATAGGAGAACACGTGGGTGACTGGGAGCATTTCACTTTCCGAGTGTGTAACTTCTCCGGGGAGCTTTGGGAGATGTTCTTCTCTCAGCACAGCGGCGGCGGGTGGGTGGATGCGTCTGAGATAGAGTTTGTTAAGGGTAACAAAGCGGCGGTTTACTCGTCCAAGCACGGTCACGCTAGCTTCCCTCACCCTGGGATGTATTTACAAGGATCTTCCAAGTTTGGGATTGGTGTGAGGAACGATGTTGCGAAGAGTGAGTATGTGGTGGAGTCTAGCGAGAGGTATGTGGTTGTAGCGGCTGAGTATTTAGGAGGTGTGGTGGATGAGCCGTGTTGGTTGCAGTATATGAGAGAGTGGGGGCCGGTGATAGAGTATGATTCAGGGTCTGAGATTAGTAAGATAATGGATCTTCTTCCTTTGGTTGTTAGGTTCTCATTTGAGAACATTGTGGATTTGTTTCCTGTTGCTCTTTATGGAGAGGAAGGTCCCACGGGGCCCAAGGAGAAGGATAACTGGGAAGGGGATGAGCTGTGTTGA
- the LOC106303961 gene encoding inositol phosphorylceramide glucuronosyltransferase 1-like has protein sequence MAKLNPSFWVISIALLSIQFKGSLGSISTNEAYVTLLYGDEFLLGVRVLGKSIRDTGSHKDMVVLVSDGVSDYSKKLLMADGWKVEKISLLANPNQVHPKRFWGVYTKLKIFNMTAYKKVVYLDADTIVVKNIEDLFKCSKFCANLKHSERLNSGVMVVEPSAALFDDMVKQVKTLSSYTGGDQGFLNSYYPDFPNARVFDPSLSPEAVKARPVPKMERLSTLYNADVGLYMLANKWMVDDSKLHIIHYTLGPLKPWDWWTAWLVKPVEAWHSIRVGLEETLPGTGGGKTPNDEFIVKLLFLSPLCGFLFCLYRSLKGRDFLSSLCRNSVCNQIRHLYYKVRSNGTLGYSGVSTLSTMNSNYQLHTGAHSKVPQYLGAVSVVVCFMAVLTSIGVSFMIVPRQIMPWTGLILIYEWTFTIFFLLYGGFLLLVYQYGKKVAVQTGSPSLQTESSLDDSGKGHQRADASCDFTALYYGLGMVFLAFAAISLPYMLGVTALFLRLGLMIAVAMILVSFMTYASEHLAVRWFLKGLEDRDTTRTKSICFLC, from the exons ATGGCGAAACTCAACCCGAGTTTCTGGGTTATCTCAATCGCTCTTCTCTCAATCCAATTCAAAGGCTCCCTCGGATCCATATCAACTAACGAAGCTTACGTCACACTCTTATACGGAGATGAGTTCTTATTGGGAGTAAGAGTATTGGGGAAATCGATCAGAGACACTGGATCTCACAAGGACATGGTTGTTTTGGTGTCTGATGGTGTCTCTGACTACTCTAAGAAGCTCCTTATG GCTGATGGGTGGAAAGTAGAGAAGATTAGTTTACTAGCAAACCCAAACCAAGTTCACCCCAAGAGGTTCTGGGGTGTCTACACAAAGCTCAAGATCTTTAACATGACTGCTTACAAGAAAG TTGTGTATCTGGATGCTGATACCATTGTGGTGAAGAACATTGAGGATCTGTTCAAGTGCTCCAAGTTTTGCGCAAACTTGAAGCACTCCGAGAGGCTGAACTCTGGAGTCATGGTCGTTGAGCCTTCTGCAGCTTTGTTCGACGATATGGTGAAGCAAGTGAAGACCTTGTCTTCTTATACCGGGGGAGATCAAGGGTTCTTGAACTCTTACTATCCTGATTTTCCGAATGCTCGTGTTTTCGATCCTAGTTTGTCACCTGAAGCTGTGAAAGCTAGACCGGTTCCTAAAATGGAGAGGCTCTCTACGTTGTATAATGCAGATGTTGGTCTTTATATGCTTGCTAACAAG TGGATGGTTGATGACAGTAAGCTTCATATTATTCACTACACTTTGGGTCCTCTTAAGCCTTGGGACTGGTGGACAGCATGGCTTGTGAAACCTGTTGAGGCCTGGCAT AGCATTAGGGTAGGGCTCGAGGAGACTCTTCCTGGAACTGGAGGTGGAAAAACACCAAATGATGAGTTCATCGTCAAGCTCCTTTTCTTGTCACCACTTTGTGGCTTTTTGTTCTGTCTTTATCGTTCCCTAAAG GGACGTGACTTCTTGAGTTCATTGTGCAGGAACTCTGTATGCAATCAGATCAGACATCTTTACTACAAAGTCAGGTCTAATGGAACACTTGGTTATAGTGGTGTATCGACATTGTCTACCATGAACTCCAACTATCAA CTTCACACTGGCGCTCACTCTAAGGTTCCTCAATACTTGGGGGCAGTCTCAGTTGTGGTCTGCTTCATGGCTGTTTTGACATCCATTGGAGTTTCTTTTATGATTGTGCCAAGGCAAATCATGCCATGGACTGGCTTGATTTTGATATATGAGTGGACTTTCACAATCTTCTTCCTATTATATGGTGGCTTCCTACTTCTAGTGTATCAATACGGCAAGAAAGTAGCAGTTCAGACAGGATCTCCTTCATTGCAAACAGAATCATCGTTGGATGATTCAGGAAAAG GTCATCAGCGGGCAGATGCGTCTTGTGACTTCACTGCATTGTATTATGGATTAGGAATGGTGTTTTTGGCTTTTGCTGCTATCTCTTTGCCCTACATGTTAGGGGTCACAGCTTTATTTTTAAG GTTGGGTCTGATGATAGCGGTAGCCATGATTCTAGTTTCGTTCATGACTTATGCTTCAGAGCACCTCGCAGTCAGATGGTTCCTCAAAGGTCTAGAAGACCGTGACACGACGAGAACTAAGTCAATCTGTTTCCTCTGCTGA
- the LOC106304049 gene encoding uncharacterized protein LOC106304049 produces MNIIVEHNPSSIKLSELGVMSWPKWSCQPGKYALVFEERETCYLVKGKVKVYPKGSSEFVEFGAGDLVTIPKGLSCTWDVSLFVDKHYKFDPPTSL; encoded by the exons ATGAATATCATAGTTGAACACAACCCTTCGAGCATAAAGTTATCTGAGCTTGGAGTCATGTCATGGCCTAA ATGGTCTTGTCAGCCTGGGAAATATGCATTGGTGTTTGAAGAAAGAGAGACATGCTATTTGGTGAAGGGAAAGGTGAAGGTGTATCCAAAAGGTTCATCAGAGTTCGTAGAATTTGGTGCAGGAGACCTTGTAACCATCCCCAAGGGACTTAGCTGCACTTGGGACGTATCTCTTTTCGTAGACAAGCACTACAAGTTTGATCCTCCTACTTCTCTATAA